CCCCTTTTCGTGGCAGGAGGATTCAAACAAACTTGAAATACTCTTGAAATAAGGGTCAACTTCAAGCGTTTGAAAATTCATTGAGAGCTGACCTTCCTCCATCTGTACCAATTCCTGAATATCATTGACCAGACCCAGAATTTTGGAGGTGTCAGTTTCTATTCGTTGCAGGTATAGACTGGCTTGATCCGATAGCTGACTTCCACCGTCTTCGGAAAGTAATTGTATTCTACCCGAGAGCAACGCAATGGGCGTTCGAAGATCATGGGATACATTGGACAAAAAACGGGACTTGAATTCACTGAGTCGTTCTAGTTTCTCTGCTTTATCCTTCAAATCACTATTTGCCCTGGCCAATTCACCTGTCTTTTCTTCCACAGACTTGGACAAAAGTCTTTGATTGTTTACTAATGCTGCTACCCTTATCCTATAAGCAACATACACCATGATGATGGTCATGAAAAAGTAAAACAGATAAGCGAAGGTGTTTTTATACCAGGGGTCCAAAATCTTGAAAACCAGGATACTGATATCAGATAGGCCTGAGTATGGAGATTTTGTTCGGACCTGAAACTCATAATTACTGGGGCTCAAATCTGTGTAAATCACTTTCAGTTCATCTGACCAATTTGACCAATCTTCGTTTCCACCCAACAGACGATACTGAAAAAGCGACTTACCCTCACTTAATCCAGAGTTAGAGGTAAATGAAATCTCTATATTATTTTCCTGATGTGATAATTCATGAAGAACACCAGGCTTTAAACTAATTGCTGAATCGTTCACCATCATCTGTCTGATCAAAATAGCAGACTCTTGTTCGCTTGCAGGTTCCTGATCAAAAAATATGCTGATACCGTCTGCGCCGCCTAACCAGATTTCATTACGAGCAACATCATAAAACAAAGTATTTGGGCGAAATCCTACGTACATGTAGGTTCCTGCAGTTTCGAGGTTTCCACTTTGATCAAAATTAAACTTTTCACAAAATGTGCTGCTTTGAGCATCCTCATAACAAATTAAACAGGTATCTGTTATTAAAGAAGCCGCGAAGACAATTTTTTGAGGTTGATATTGAAATGACATCTGGTGATTGGTGTTTGTCAGTTTACCGTCTACTATCTGAAACAATTGATCTCCAGACAATAACAAAATCTCCGCTCCTTTTTTCAAAATATACGTATCGGGAGATAATGGTAATTCCTGCTCTATTCGAGCGACGGCATTGCCGTCAGTCGCTTCCGAAACCACAATTTGGTACAGTACATCATCAATGGAACGAATCCAAAAACGGTCATTTTCCATTCGAACAATTTGCGTAATCATTCGATTGATACCTTCTACCCTGGTCTCACTTAATGTTTCGTCTTCTATGGTGACTAAGTACAACCCGAAGTAAAATTCGGATGCCAGATAAGTATTTTTGATATTGGTTGGAATGACTTCTCTTCCTGAAAACCGGGACAGTCTTGTTAGTTCCGCTTTACTATATTGATATACACCTTCCAGACTGGTGACATGCAGTGTATTATCATGATCAAACAGATTGACACAATCAATGATCGTATTTTCATTAACCGACTGAAAAATAGGAGTTCGTGAATCTTTGTCTAAACGATAAAATCCATCGTTGCAAGCCACATATTGCTCACCGGACCATTCAAAGATATCGCTGACTTGTCCCCTCAACCCGAACTCCTTACCTACCAATCGATAGGGTGCTTCATGCGCCATCTTGATGATGCCATTTTTAGTAGCCAGCCACAAATGACCATTACTTTCAGTCACAAAAAGCGTGGCGTTATTGCCCAATCCATTGGACGAATCGAACCTCATTACTTCTTTTCCTTCCGGTGTAATGATCACCAGTCCACTAGCCATCGTTGCCAATGCATAATTACCATCCGCCAGATGATGGCCATCGTAAATCTTATTCTCGATTAAATATTCGTCAACTTCGGACCTAAAGGGTACGATTTCTCTTTCATCGTACAGAAATAAGCCTTCAAATCTTGTAGCAATAAGCAACTTATCCTTCCCATAACCATAGATACCGTTTACTTTTCTTTCAGCGAAAAAAGAAGAGTTTGGCAAGACCTTAATACCTTCCTCATCCAAATACCCAAGCCCCAGATCATATATTCGAAAATAAGCCATACCACGGTCTGTGTATGCTGCATCGAAAATTCTCCCCTTTTCAGGTACTGAAAACACTTCCAATTCCCCTCCAAAGTATCGAAACAAGTAATTCCTCGAACGAAATACCACACCGTACCGGGTAGAAACCACCTCCCAAACAACATTAAAATCCATGAATGCTTCAGGCAAATCTTTGGCTAGAGATTGGTAGACAATCTTACCTACTGAATCAGAGACCAGCATGCCAAAATCTCCATTGGCACCGACATAAATAATGTCTTCTTCGTCAATTTCAACCCAGTAGGCCTTTTGTTGAAAAGGAAGCTCAATCAATTCCCATCTGATACCATCATAACGTAAAACGCCATCTTCATTGGCTGCATAAACCACTCCTGTGGAATCCGTCACAATGGACCAATTACGACTTGCAGCTTGATAATCCTGAGGACTATAATATTGATAGGGAGGTAGTCCAAGTTCCTGACCGTAAGTGGGTCTCGGCACAAGAGTTAAGAGGCATAGCAGGAATATCCATCCCATCTTATGGAATGCGACCTTATGGCAGGAATCGGTCAGGTATTTTAAGCTCATGCAGGTGTATCGAACTACCGAAAAATCGGTGTTCAGTTAAATATAGCAGATGTTCTTTTAAATGCCTTAATTCCTTTGACAATTAAAGCATTGAACAACAAACTCCCGATCAATCCGAATTCCATGAGAGTATTCCTATTCTTCAACTGATCAAAACGATTGGGTTAATAAGACACTTGGTTTTCTGAATGCTGCAATGGCGATTTCTTATTTCTTACAAAGGATCGCGGCGGTTCTTAATACAACAGTGGCAGGATACTGTAAATCAAACTTTCCACTTTTAGAGTTGGATGCGCAGAAATTCCGCTTATTCCGTTTTCGCTTTAACTCACAAAAAGCTATTTGAATTAAAACAAAAAAAGCAACCTCCAATTACATGGAGGTTGCTCACCTGCGTGATGATCTAATCCGCCAAAATTGATCACCACTTGCGGAAAGGTTTGACGCAATCCGCTAATGCGATTTCCGGGAAAATTTACTAACCGACTCATCCCGAAAATCAACCACTATGATTACCAATCCAGCTATGTTTTGGATTGACGCTGACTAGACGTGGCAAGTTTCAAAAGAGTTGCCTGAACTTCATAATGCAACACTTTGTATACGCGGTATAAACACCACTGTACCAAATGATAGATGCACCATCAAAAACCAGGATAGATTTAACCAGCTACAAAGTGCTGCAATAATTCCAGAAAGAGATTAAAACTCAAGCAGGTTATTGGTATCGAGTCTAAGTAGAAGACGTCTACTACCATTTTCTTCGATAGCTGGGCTCCGATGTAAGACAGGATTTCCTTCCGGATGAAGTGCCCCTTTCAATATGAGGACATCACCTGCATTCGCCTGATGAATGTATTCATCATTGATTGAATCGTCTTCTTTCACTTTCGAAGATTCATCTTCAGCAACCCATAGCGTTCCTTCTCCGAAATAGGTACAGATCAGCCTCAAATCATTGATGTCTGTATGGAATTTTCGACACATGTTACCGCTCACTGTCGAAAATAGCAGACGATAAGATTCACCTTTCACCACGTCATCGAAGAGCCTAACAAGATTCAAAATATCTAAAGGCAATCTTTCACATTGAGGTAGTTCCTGACCGAAAAATGAGGCCAGGCCAGAAGCAATTTCTTCCAATGTTCCACTCCCTTTATGGGTAATATCCTTATGGATGATTCTTGACAACTCATAGTCAAGTGCCTGGATGTCGCGCTGGTAGATAGCAATGCTATTTTCCTTTTGATGAATTTCTTCCAAAAGCTCAGTTTGTGTTCCACAGATGGCATTGGGATATTGTCGTTCTTCTGTCAGCATAAGGTCGTCTTCTGGCATTTACTTCTCTTCATCCTCAGGTTTTTCTTCCTTTTATAATTCAGGCACCATAGGTTCAGGCGTGTATGTACCATCATTGATACCAATCAATTCATCAAAATCGATTGATCCACGGTATTCTTTGATCAATTGATTGTCTCTATAAACCGCAGTAAAAGGGACACCAGTTATCTCGTAAAATGGTCCGAGATCATGGAATGCATCTTTACCAATGACAAGAGGGTTGAGCTGTTCTAATTGATAAGTTTCAGCGAATTCCTCTACAGCAGTCAAACTCGCCCACTCGCCAGCCACCCAGATCATCTTGATATTTCGCAAGCTATCTTTCTTTGATACAATGGCTTGCGCTTCTTGCTGACAATGGTCACAATCCGGGCTGAAATACTTAATGAGTACCAATTCATTTTGAGCTACACTGGAAAAACTGAAACCGGTACTGTCTTGAATAGTTGCAATTGTGAAATCAGGAATCGCGAGCTCTTCATAAAATGTAACAGATGTCTCTTCGGTTGCGCTATCTGTTGATGCCTTTCTACAACTAACGCCTAAAATTGTGACGATGAGCAACATCATAGTTAAACTCTTGAGTGGCATTGTCTCTGAGCGGTTTCTGATAAACCTATTTTGATTTGAATCAATTAATTGCATGTTGATTTTATTGATTTTGTTTCCTTGCCTCTCCGCAGTTCCAATTGAAATAGTCATCAGGAAACACTTTACAACTAATGTCGAATGGTTAATTCTACATAATTAGAAACGAAGATATACCTGCAAATATTAAAATGCAACTATGTTGCAAATACAGAAATATATCACTTATCTTTAATCGACTTATTTCATTTCAACCTTTGAAAAATATCCAGTTACTGACCAGCACTTACTCATTGGTGCTGCTGGTAATTAACGCCAACAAATCGATTAAAAAAAGAAAAGCACCACCAGCGCAAATGAACCTCTCATTTCGCTAGTAGTGCTCAATATTTCTATTAATTCAATCTTAGTCTGTACCTATCTCGATGGTTTCTTTCAAATGAACCGCCAGGAAGCCCATCATCGCTTCGTACAAATCCATTCGGTTTTCTTCTTTGCCAAATCCGTGACCCTCATCGTACTTCACCAGATAAGGAACATCCATTCCTTTGCTACGAAGTGCTTCTACAATTTGATCGCTCTCGTCAATATTCACTCTTGGATCATTGGCTCCTTGCACCACCAATAGTGGCTTTTTGATCTTATCAATATGATATACCGGAGATACCTCCTCCATGATCGCTTTTTCTTCCGGAATTTCTGGATCATACCATACCGCCTTCAGGATGGGAAGATAAGGTGCCCAATATGCAGGAATCGTTTCCATGAAAGTAAAGAGATTGGATACGCCAACATAATCCACACCACATGCATAAAGGTCAGGAGTCTTGGTCATTCCACGCAAAACCGCATATCCACCGTGGCTACCACCATAAATGGCCGCTTTATCCTTGTCTACCCAGCCCTGATCAATCACATATTGCAAGCCATCTTCTACGTCATCCATGGCTTTACGTCCAATCTGCTTGAATCCACTTCGGAGGAATTCCTTGCCATATCCCCCGCTGATTCTGAAATTCACTTGCAGGGTCGCATATCCCCGGCTGGCAAATAATTGCGACTCTGGATTAAAGCCCCAGGAATCGCGGATGCCTTGTGGTCCTCCATGTGGATTCACAATGACAGGGACTTTCTTTCCCTGTAGTGCTTGCTTTGGTAACGTGATGTATCCATGGATCAACATTCCATCACGGCTGGTGAAAGAGATAGGAAGCATTTCAGCCATGTCTTCTTCTTTCAACTGCGGCATGAGGTCAAACAACAATTTGATCTCATTCTTGGCAACATCATAGGAATAATATTTACCATATAATTTATCACTTGTTACATAGATCAAATATTGACCTTCATCATCTGTCTGATCTGTCAGGTAAAAAGCGTAATCAGGAAATTCCTTCTCTAGTCTCTTATGCAGCTTCTTGTAGTATTTGCTTACCGGAACGATTTTGTATTTCTCACCTTCATAGCTGAAATAATCCAGCTCCCAGTTTCGGTTGCGAGAAATGTCCATTCCCGAAACATCATAGTTTTCATTGGCGAATAGCTCTTCAATCATTTCGTCTTTCTCTAAATCGTAGAGGTAGATCCTGGTCTTGTCCGACTCCAGATTGGAAAGCACATAGGCATCATGTGGATTCTCGGTTGCGTAGTTGAAGCTAAGGATACTAAAAGTATCGTCCCATTTGGCCGTTTTCTTCAGTTGATAATCTCCTTCTTCTACTGCATAATACATTTCGGTATTGATGCCACCTTTCAGCCTGGCAAAGCCACGAAGGTTGCCATCTTTATCAAATTCATAGCCCATGATCGGATTGGCTAGATCTGTATTCTCGTACAACT
This DNA window, taken from Cytophagales bacterium, encodes the following:
- a CDS encoding S9 family peptidase; translated protein: MKKSLFFLSLILLVGALKAQTVEGDWSGKLNAGGQEIPLVFHFSGTDDALTATMDSPSQGANGIPVEKVSFTDGELNLSLMGGAIAYVAQISGDKMEGTFKQGGAELPLNMSKGELEKPGNTTLPSTEDQLAALSAKERGNYKYSVADYFAKPASSSFQLSPNGTYMSYREKDEKLKNHVYVKNVQTDEVKRVTTEGEELVRGYGWANEDRLIYVMDKGGNEDYHLFAVDVDGANEKELTPYEGVKVNILALIKEDKDHMIISMNKNNPQVFDPYKININSGELVQLYENTDLANPIMGYEFDKDGNLRGFARLKGGINTEMYYAVEEGDYQLKKTAKWDDTFSILSFNYATENPHDAYVLSNLESDKTRIYLYDLEKDEMIEELFANENYDVSGMDISRNRNWELDYFSYEGEKYKIVPVSKYYKKLHKRLEKEFPDYAFYLTDQTDDEGQYLIYVTSDKLYGKYYSYDVAKNEIKLLFDLMPQLKEEDMAEMLPISFTSRDGMLIHGYITLPKQALQGKKVPVIVNPHGGPQGIRDSWGFNPESQLFASRGYATLQVNFRISGGYGKEFLRSGFKQIGRKAMDDVEDGLQYVIDQGWVDKDKAAIYGGSHGGYAVLRGMTKTPDLYACGVDYVGVSNLFTFMETIPAYWAPYLPILKAVWYDPEIPEEKAIMEEVSPVYHIDKIKKPLLVVQGANDPRVNIDESDQIVEALRSKGMDVPYLVKYDEGHGFGKEENRMDLYEAMMGFLAVHLKETIEIGTD
- a CDS encoding protein disulfide isomerase family protein; amino-acid sequence: MQLIDSNQNRFIRNRSETMPLKSLTMMLLIVTILGVSCRKASTDSATEETSVTFYEELAIPDFTIATIQDSTGFSFSSVAQNELVLIKYFSPDCDHCQQEAQAIVSKKDSLRNIKMIWVAGEWASLTAVEEFAETYQLEQLNPLVIGKDAFHDLGPFYEITGVPFTAVYRDNQLIKEYRGSIDFDELIGINDGTYTPEPMVPEL
- a CDS encoding DUF1826 domain-containing protein, with the protein product MPEDDLMLTEERQYPNAICGTQTELLEEIHQKENSIAIYQRDIQALDYELSRIIHKDITHKGSGTLEEIASGLASFFGQELPQCERLPLDILNLVRLFDDVVKGESYRLLFSTVSGNMCRKFHTDINDLRLICTYFGEGTLWVAEDESSKVKEDDSINDEYIHQANAGDVLILKGALHPEGNPVLHRSPAIEENGSRRLLLRLDTNNLLEF
- a CDS encoding ATP-binding protein, coding for MSLKYLTDSCHKVAFHKMGWIFLLCLLTLVPRPTYGQELGLPPYQYYSPQDYQAASRNWSIVTDSTGVVYAANEDGVLRYDGIRWELIELPFQQKAYWVEIDEEDIIYVGANGDFGMLVSDSVGKIVYQSLAKDLPEAFMDFNVVWEVVSTRYGVVFRSRNYLFRYFGGELEVFSVPEKGRIFDAAYTDRGMAYFRIYDLGLGYLDEEGIKVLPNSSFFAERKVNGIYGYGKDKLLIATRFEGLFLYDEREIVPFRSEVDEYLIENKIYDGHHLADGNYALATMASGLVIITPEGKEVMRFDSSNGLGNNATLFVTESNGHLWLATKNGIIKMAHEAPYRLVGKEFGLRGQVSDIFEWSGEQYVACNDGFYRLDKDSRTPIFQSVNENTIIDCVNLFDHDNTLHVTSLEGVYQYSKAELTRLSRFSGREVIPTNIKNTYLASEFYFGLYLVTIEDETLSETRVEGINRMITQIVRMENDRFWIRSIDDVLYQIVVSEATDGNAVARIEQELPLSPDTYILKKGAEILLLSGDQLFQIVDGKLTNTNHQMSFQYQPQKIVFAASLITDTCLICYEDAQSSTFCEKFNFDQSGNLETAGTYMYVGFRPNTLFYDVARNEIWLGGADGISIFFDQEPASEQESAILIRQMMVNDSAISLKPGVLHELSHQENNIEISFTSNSGLSEGKSLFQYRLLGGNEDWSNWSDELKVIYTDLSPSNYEFQVRTKSPYSGLSDISILVFKILDPWYKNTFAYLFYFFMTIIMVYVAYRIRVAALVNNQRLLSKSVEEKTGELARANSDLKDKAEKLERLSEFKSRFLSNVSHDLRTPIALLSGRIQLLSEDGGSQLSDQASLYLQRIETDTSKILGLVNDIQELVQMEEGQLSMNFQTLEVDPYFKSISSLFESSCHEKGIELRLNSSIEAGVEVELDPHYFERVVFNLISNAQKFTRSGGLIEVILKETVQYLIIEINDTGVGIPSSEIDEIFNRSFQANNQLKHDQGLGIGLNVVRELVHMHRGKIQVQSEEGVGSSFSVSIPWNQEAEDQ